A genomic window from Winogradskyella sp. J14-2 includes:
- the pckA gene encoding phosphoenolpyruvate carboxykinase (ATP) — MEIVLKDPIMKTRDLTKYGLKDTKAHWNLAPEKLQAITIKKGMGKETTNGTLAINTGKFTGRSPQDRFLVKDDYTKDRVWWGKTNKAISPENFDYLQGEIEKYLSGKEIYVRDGFVCSDPKYRMGVRTVTEYPWSNMFIYNMFLRPTAEELENFEEDWLVLCAPGYECTEPKKHGLRQGNFSILNFTKKIALVGGSAYTGEMKKGIFSALNMILPVDKNVLPMHCSANVGEDGETAIFFGLSGTGKTTLSADPNRKLIGDDEHGWTADNRIFNFEGGCYAKVIDLTEEKEPDIYRAIKPGAILENVIFKDNGEVDYMDSSITQNTRVSYPIDHIDNIQQPSYADNPKNIFFLTCDAFGVLPPVSKLTPGQAAYHFISGYTAKVAGTEAGITEPVPSFSACFGEPFMPLHPTKYAEMLSSKMQEAGVNVWLLNTGWSGGPYGVGSRIKLKYTRAMITAILNGELDNVDYEQHPIFGLNMPKYIPNVPTEMLDPMNTWLQKGAYISKAIQLAHSFHLNFEKFASEASDQIIEGGPLIDEHHHLTDHV; from the coding sequence ATGGAAATAGTATTAAAAGATCCGATTATGAAAACTAGAGACCTTACAAAGTATGGACTAAAAGACACCAAAGCACACTGGAATCTTGCGCCAGAAAAACTACAGGCCATTACCATTAAAAAAGGAATGGGCAAAGAAACTACTAATGGCACCTTAGCCATTAATACCGGAAAATTTACAGGACGCTCACCTCAAGATAGATTTTTAGTTAAAGACGATTATACTAAAGATAGAGTTTGGTGGGGAAAAACAAACAAAGCCATATCACCAGAAAATTTCGATTATCTACAAGGTGAAATAGAAAAGTATTTAAGTGGAAAAGAAATTTATGTTCGTGATGGTTTTGTATGCTCAGACCCAAAATATAGAATGGGAGTTAGAACTGTAACAGAATATCCATGGTCTAACATGTTTATATACAATATGTTTTTAAGACCAACTGCAGAAGAATTAGAAAATTTTGAAGAAGACTGGTTAGTGCTTTGTGCACCTGGCTACGAATGTACAGAACCTAAAAAACATGGTTTAAGACAAGGCAACTTCTCAATTCTTAATTTCACTAAAAAAATAGCATTAGTAGGTGGTTCTGCCTATACAGGTGAAATGAAAAAAGGAATTTTCTCTGCTCTAAACATGATACTACCTGTAGACAAAAACGTGTTACCAATGCACTGCTCTGCCAATGTTGGCGAAGATGGAGAAACCGCTATCTTTTTTGGTTTATCTGGTACTGGTAAAACCACACTATCTGCTGATCCTAACAGAAAATTAATTGGTGATGATGAGCATGGCTGGACAGCTGACAACAGAATATTTAATTTTGAAGGTGGCTGCTACGCTAAAGTGATTGATTTAACGGAAGAAAAAGAACCAGACATCTATAGAGCTATTAAGCCTGGTGCTATTTTAGAAAATGTAATCTTTAAAGATAATGGCGAAGTAGATTATATGGATAGCAGTATTACACAAAATACACGCGTGAGTTACCCTATTGACCATATAGATAATATTCAGCAACCTTCATACGCAGATAATCCTAAGAATATATTCTTTTTAACTTGTGATGCATTTGGTGTACTACCTCCTGTATCTAAGTTAACTCCAGGACAAGCCGCATACCACTTTATCTCTGGTTATACAGCAAAAGTAGCTGGTACAGAAGCTGGTATTACAGAGCCTGTACCTTCATTCTCTGCCTGTTTTGGTGAGCCATTTATGCCATTACACCCAACTAAGTATGCCGAAATGCTAAGTAGCAAAATGCAAGAAGCTGGTGTTAATGTTTGGTTACTTAATACTGGCTGGAGTGGCGGACCTTACGGAGTTGGTTCGCGTATTAAATTAAAATATACAAGAGCTATGATTACTGCAATTCTCAATGGAGAGTTAGATAATGTTGACTATGAACAACATCCAATTTTTGGATTAAATATGCCAAAATATATTCCTAACGTTCCTACAGAAATGTTAGACCCAATGAATACGTGGTTACAAAAAGGAGCTTACATTAGTAAAGCTATTCAGTTAGCGCACTCTTTCCACT